In Neptuniibacter halophilus, the genomic stretch CGCCGTACAGCGGAGTCAGCATGACTGATGGCCAGGAACCCGCATCAATCTGCTCCCGGATGCGGGATTCAACACGCCGGATTTCGCCGATACCGGGGAGAAAACAGAGAATGCTGCCACTGTGTTCAGTGAGCGCCTGTTGCACAACCTGCATGACTTTATCTTCCAGCCATTGTTGACGATCCGGTTCGCCGGCATAGATTGTCCTGACCGGATAACTGCGTCCCTCGCTGCGAACAACCGGTGCCTGATTCAGCAGCGCAGAAAGCATCGCTCCATCCAGAGTGGCCGACATCAACAGCAATCTCAGGGGGGCCTCCTCACGAAAGATCGCCCGGGCTTCGAGCGTCAGTGCGAGGCCTAAGTCCGCATCAAGGCTGCGCTCATGAAATTCATCGAAAATAACCAGCGCATAATCTTCGAGGCTGGGGTCATCCTGAAGTAAACGGATCAGGACCCCTTCGGTAACAATTTCAATTCGGGTTGCGGCGCTGATCCGGCTATCGAGTCGTACCCGATAGCCGACACGCTGACCTACTTTTTCGCCCAGCAGGTCCGCCATATGCTGGGCCGCCGTTCGTGCTGCCAGCCGGCGGGGCTCCAGCAGGAGTATCTTTTTACCCTCCAGCCAGGGCTGATCGAGCAGGGCCAGGGGCACCCGGGTGGTTTTACCGGCACCCGGTGGTGCTTCCAGAATGACTTCATGGTGTTGGCTGAGGGTGTGGATCAGTTCCGGCAGAGCGGATTCGATGGGCAAAGAGGTCATAATCCGGATGAATAGTTCAGAGCGATAAAGAGTGAAGCAGTTTAACAGTATTTTGCTGATTGTTTGGCGCAGCTCCACAGGAAAGCTACAATGACAGAGCTGTCGGCACTGTCTGGCAGCAATGAGTCTGAAATGAAGTTAACTGCTAAGGAGCCTTAATGGCTGGTAATTTTGCAGGTCGCCGGGGCGGCTATAAAAAAACACCCAAACTGTCAGGTCGTGGTGTACTGGAAAAAGTAGAAACTGACGGACCTCACGTAGAGTGGGTGGGAATGCCTCCGTACTATATCCACCTGATTACCGTGGATGGTGAGGAGTACTCCTATATGTCAGGGGATAAAGAGCTGGAGATTGAACTGGGTAAAAAAGTGACCTTCCGTTACAAAGAAACCAGCAAAGGTAAGTTTGTCGATAAGCGCTCCTTAGGGGTGGTGATTGATCCCAGTGAACTGGGTTATTAATCCGCAACCACGATAGGGCAGCCCAAGGGCTGCTTTTTTTGTGCCTGAAGTTTGCCTGCAACAGAATTAAGATGTATTTATAATATATCTTAATGATTTCAACGTCGGGAGGCCGCCATGCTGATCAATCAGAAAATCAGGCTCACGCTGAGCAGCAAACGTTATCTGACGCCCCGATCACTTGAGCTGACTTATGATGCGCAGGAGGCTGTTCGCTATCTGCCCGGACAGTTCTTTTCGCTGACCTTCCCGCTTCAGGGAGGCAGCAAAACTCGCAGTTACAGCATCGTCAATCAGGCTCTGGATGTCCGGGAAAATCGGACCTTCAGTTTTGTGATCACTCTGCTCGAAGGAGGGCAGGCCAGTGAATATTTTCGTGATGCATCAGTGGGGAGTCAGGTTGAGCTGGCCGGACCTTTTGGTAATCTGATTCTGCCGCGGCAGGATCCCGACCGGTATCTGCTGATTGCCACCGGCGCCGGGGTTGCGCCTTACCGCTCCATGTTGCCGGAGCTTGAGCGCAGAATGAATACGCAGCCCGGGCTCAGCATTGAACTCTTACTCGGGGTTCGTGACCGGGAAGATCTGCTTTACGAAGATGAGTTTCTGGCATTTGCCGAACAGCATTCGCAATTCAGTTTTTCTGCCTGCTATAGCCGGCAGAGCCGTGTGCATCACGCCTTTGAACACGCGGGATATGTCTCCTCCCGGTTTGATGCGTTAAAGCCTGATGCTGAACAGGATATGGTTTATCTCTGTGGCCATCCGCAGATGGTAGACCAGTCAGTAACCTATTTTGAGGCACTAGGGTTTACCCCGGCACGGTTGAAACGGGAAAAATATCTGCACAGCGCCATGTAAAGCGCGGGTTCAACGTGCGCGGGTAGAATCCCTGTCTATACTTTTCTGTATACAGAGTATGGCGTATCAGGAGATACCAGCATGTTAGAAGCATTCAGGCATATCAGACTACAGGACACGGCTGATGTGGATTATGTTTTCACCCCGGAGTTAGCTGATTCCAGAACAACGCTGAACAGTCCTGCGATAGATGTGTTCACTGATTTCCATCAGGTCAGACCGGTAACTGTTTCTGAGTCGATCTCGGTTCAGGAAGCGCTGGAATATATGAAAAGTCAGCATGTGCGTTTGCTGTTTGCCATAGACAGTCACGATAACTTTACCGGTATCGTCACTTCGGCAGATATTCTCGGGCGCAAAGTGATGGCCTTTATGCAAAAAGACGGGATCAGTCGTGAACAGGTTCAGGTGCGGCATATCATGCTGGGTAAGCTGAGTATAAGGGCGTTGACCTATGATCAGTTGGTTGATGCCCGGGTGGGAGATGTGATGCTGACCCTGAAAAACTCCGGCGATCAGCATGTGGTGGTCGTAGAGCAGAATCGGGAAGGTAATTCAGGTATTCGGGGTATTATTTCGGCCAGTGATATTTCGCGCTGTCTGCGCATCGGATTTAACGTGATGTATGAGGCTAAGAGCTTCGCAGATATCGAAAAAGTTATCGCCGGTGATGGCGAAATGTAGCGGTCATTGTAACGCTGGACTTGCGCATATTTTACTGACTATACTTCGCCCGCTTCACATACCCTGCTTCTCTGGCGGGGTATGAACTTAACCTTCATTTTTTCTGGTGAATAGTGGCATGATCTTACCGCAGCATTTCTCTGAGGGTGCCGAGTCTCGTCTCAAGACGCTGACTGACCAATATCCTACGCCGTTTCTGGCGCTTGATCTCTCCGTAGTGAAAACACGCTACGATGAACTGGCCGGGGGCTTCCCCGAGGCAGATATCTACTATGCGGTAAAAGCAAATCCGGCGGACGAAATTATTGAGCTGCTGGCTGCATCAGGCTCCAGTTTTGATATTGCCTCCCCGCAGGAGCTCGACAAGGTGCTGAAATACGGCGTAGAGCCAGGTCGTATCAGTTACGGTAATACGATCAAAAAAGCCTCAGCGATTGAGTACTTTTACACGCAGGGTGTGCGCATGTTTGCCACCGACTCTGAAGCGGATCTGAGAAATATTGCGCGCTGTGCTCCGGGTTCTGATATCTATATCCGGGTGCTGACAGATGGTTCCGAAGGTGCGGACTGGCCGCTGTCGAGGAAGTTCGGCTGCAATCCGGAGATGGCAGTGGAATTAGCGGTCCTTGCCAGAGAGCTGGGCCTGAACCCATACGGTGTCTCATTTCACGTCGGTTCTCAGCAGCGGGATATTGACGTCTGGGACGGGGCGATTGCCAAAGTTAAGGTCATCTTTGAACGTCTCCTTCAGGAATACGATATCCGCCTGGAAATGATCAATATGGGTGGTGGTTTTCCGGCAATGTATCTGCAGAAAACCAATGAGTTCAGCACCTATGCAGAAGAGATTACCCGCTTCCTGCAGGAGGATTTCAGCGACGAAGTTCCGCGGATTATTCTTGAGCCGGGCCGGTCGCTGGTCGGGGATGCCGGTGTCATTGTTTCTGAAGTGGTGCTGATTTCAAGGAAGTCATCCACCGCACTTGAACGTTGGGTTTACACCGACGTTGGGATGTTCAACGGACTGATCGAAACCCTGGGTGAGGCCATTAAATACCCGCTGGCGACCAGTCGCAGTGGGCCTGAAGAGGAGGTGATCCTTGCCGGGCCTACGTGTGACAGTCTCGACATTATGTATGAACAGCATAAATATGAGCTGCCGTTATCGCTTGAGATTGGCGATCATATTTACTGGTTATCTACCGGTGCCTATACCACCAGCTACAGCTCCATAGAGTTTAATGGCTTTCCTCCGCTTGACTACTACATATTGTAAGTCAGTGAGAATAGTCGTTGTGAATCAATAAACTGCATAGAAAAATCTGCAAACAGGTTGTTCATAGCGTGGCAAACGGCTATCTTTTTGTTAAGCCATTTTTTTGTCTGGTTAATTGGAGAATAGTGGATGTCCGATAAACAGATTCAAGCGCGCTATGACGCACTGCTGAATGCAACCGCAGATGTCGTAATGGTTCTCGAACCCTCGGGTCTGGTATTGTCCTGCTCGACCGGGACCGCCAACTGGATTGATGCGGATGCAGTTGCTGGCAGGCAGCTCAGTGATCTGTTGCCAGCGGATATCAGTGGCGAGATTGTTGCCGCAGCCGTTAAAGCATCGGAACAGGGTAAAACCACCAAGGCTGATCTGCAGTTACGTCCTGAACATGTACCTGTTCTGCGGGAGCAGGGCCTGTCTGAAACCAAGTGGCTGGAGCTGCGTTGCAGTCCGGCAGCGGGTCAGGTGGTTGCGGTGTTCCGTGATACGTCTGCGAAAAGGCGCCTCGAGCGTCAGGTCACCAGTCAGGCACAACGTGATCCACTGACCGGTGCTTATAACCGCCGCGCACTGCGACCGGTACTGGAGCAGGCAATAGCGCAGGCACAGCGTTATGACTGGGTCTGCAGTCTGATGGTCATCGATGTGGATCATTTCAGTGACCTCAACGACAACTATTCCTGGGATTGTGGCGATCAGGTATTACAGCAACTGGTTACCTCCATTCATGGTATGAAGCGAACATCCGATTTTCTGGCCCGTTACGGTGACGATCAGTTTGTGATGTTCATGCCGGAAACCAACCACGAGCAGGGTATGGCTGCGGGAAACCGCGTGCGTAAATTGATGGAGGAGATGGAGATCCCCTATGCAGCAGGTGATGTGCATTTCACGGTCAGTGTCGGCGTTGCTGCCCTGAACGGACCTGATGACGATTCCGATAACATGCTGCGCCGCGCGAGTGAAAATCTGTTTATTGCCAAGCAGAGCGGGTACAACCGTGTTGAGGGTGAAGCTTGATTCCGACCGGATCAGCACCTGATTACAGCTAAGGGAGCCGGTGCTCCCTTTTTTAATTCCGGGCCCCGGCGGGCCCGGTATCAAAGAGTATAAAATGAACTATTTACCAATGGAGCAGTACAGCAAAGCCTGGATCTTCCGTCATCGCGACCTGCCGGTTCCGGCCGAGGCGCTGGAACAGATTCGGCCGCTAACCGAACAGCGCGCAGAGCAGATCTGGGCCGAGCATATCAGTCGGGGCTGCTCTCACCCTGAGCATTTTTCAGCGGAAGATTGGGCCGGTAAAGACAGCAGTTGGGCTGAAGGGGATTACTGGCAGTCTGCGTGGGATTCGAATAAGCCGGATCTGCCGGGCCTGCTGGCTGAGTATCTGCAAGACTGGGATGATAACACCCGGGTTTTTTTCTGTTATCACAGTGATCATATTATCGAAACCAGTTGGGGTGTATGGCGACGTTACTGGAAAAACTTCCTGTTCTTTGACAATGGCCCGCTACTGATAGGGCGTAAGCGCAAAAAGGTCGTTCAGTTTTTTGATAACGGTAATTACCGTATCGGCGAACGGAACTGATCTGTTTGCAGGCGGTGCGATGGCGCTCTTAACAGGGCCCGGCATGTCGGGTTGTAAAGCGATCCTGGGTTAAGACCTCAACCCGCCTGAGATCTGTTGTTTCATCTCCACGTATATATGTCGACGCAACAGGGGGTATTAGCCTGTTGATTGTTGCGTATTACGGCTGGTCTGATTTACGTCTGAACACTACGTAACAGCGATTTTTTCAGCGTTCTGTAAAGGTCATGTGAGGAGAGGGAAATAATAGCCCTTACATGGCTATGGTTTATTTTATGCTGCGAGGAAGAGTTATTTAGTTTTTTTTCAAAAATATTATTTGTTTACCGAAAAATAACCTATCATACTATAGGTTTTGGTACTACTTCATATTAAGAATAGGCTTATTATTAGTATGAAGATAGGGATGTTTTGGTGGTAAATGATAAGGATCGCTGCCTGCGACGTCTCTCTGTATGAATGTTGAATCAGCCACTTCTTTGGGCTGCTTTGTTTCCAAAGTTGATCTTTTCCCGAAGAAACCCGGCGTACATTGCTATGGAGTGTTTTAGTGCAAGATATGGAGAGCCTGATTCTACAGCTAAAGCAGCAGCCTGATTTTAAGGAAGCGCCCGTTCTTGCTGTAGAGTGCACATGGGATAAGCTGCTCAAAGAGCTTGATGAATTGTTGAATCAGCTCGATTTTCCTTATTTCACCTATTCGGTGCTGACCCGCAAACCGGTGGCCAATACTCTGAGCAGCGAAAGCTACCGCCAGCGTTGGGAAAATGGTTCGGATATTATCGGTTCCTTACCGGACTCAGTGGTCAAAGCTTACTACAGTGATGTGGTTCAGCATGATCTTATCTGGGATTATCTGCCGGGTATTACCAAGCCTTTCCTCGCTGATGATATGGCAGGTGGTCAGGGCAGTTATGCTGAAACCTTCTGGCAGAAGCAGGGTGTGAATTCCAGGGTATTTATTCCGGTTCCCGGCAATGCAGATGCCTACTGGTTTCACTATTTTGGCCTGTACCATAAACTGCCGGCCGATGAGTTCCGTGAGTTTTTCAGTCGTGTTAGTGAATGGCTGGTGCCTATTCTCTGCCGATACCATGCGTTGCTGCAGGCCGTCGCTGAAAAGCCGCAAAACCCTTACCTGACTCAGGAAATTCTCTCACCTACCTGTCTGCATATCATCCGTATGACAGCACACGGTATGCCGGTTAAAAGTATTGCGGATAAACTGGCGCTGACCGAAGAGGGGATTACCTATCATATTACCCGTGCTAAAAAGCTGTTCGGAGCCAGAAATAAAACTCAGCTCATCTCCATTATGTATGAGGTCGGTTTGTTCTGATCGGAATGAATCGGCTCAGGCAGCCTGCAAATAACCCCTTTTAGTGCTCTGTATCTCCTGAAGCTTGCAGATGCACGACTTATTCGCAGGTCTTTCGCAGGATTCTTAACTTGCCTGTTGGCTGAGCGGATAGAGGTGTTGTTCGCCGTTGCTGCATGGTTCTGAGTCGTTCCGGATCTTCTGCTCGCGCTGTTCCGGCGTTCCGCAAAATTCCCCTGCGCTGATAATCTCCCATTCGCCGCGTTGCTTATGCAGATACGCGTTGCAACAACAGCACTTATACAATTCGCTGTCTCGCAGTTCGCTGATTTTTTTAAGCTCGGAATGGGGCTGGTAATGCAGTACCAGGTTGTAGCAAAGGTTGCAGGCGTTCTCCATGTTACAAATCCTCCCTGATTGTGTTTTAACACAGGCCTTAATCTATCACAGAACGGGCAGGATTAGCTTAGGAATATTTCCTATTTTGCCGGAGGCGAAATGAATTTTTTTTGGGCAGCGAGGTTGAAAACTGTTAGGCTTTGCCCCTCGGAACGATTTAAAAGCTAACCGGGCTGACGTTTGTTTTTTGTTTGCTGTTTTCGGCATTCCCTTTTCAGCGCCTCCCTCAATCAATGAGTATTCCCCATGCAGATTGCAGAAAATCTAGTAGCACTGATTCACTATACCCTGAAGAACGAGGAGGGCCAGGTACTGGATTCCTCTGAAGGCCAGGAGCCTTTACCTTTTCTGTGCGGCGCTAACAATATTGTTTCCGGTCTTGAAAATGCTCTGATTGGTAAGGTTGCAGGCGACAAACTGGATGTGCTGGTTAAGCCGGAAGAGGGTTATGGCGAAGTGCGTGCAGAGCTGATCCAGAAAGTTGACCGTAACAACTTCCAGGGCATTGATGATATTCAGGTGGGCATGCAGTTTATGGCTGAAGCGCCATGGGGTCAGCAGCCGGTGACTGTGGTAGCGGTCGAGGAAGATGGTGTCACTCTGGATGGTAATCACCCGTTGGCCGGTCAGGCGCTGCAGTTCAGTGTTGAAGTGACTGAAGTGCGTGCTGCTACAGAAGATGAACTGGCACACGGTCATGTTCATGGTGAAGGTTGCAACCACGACCACTAAGCCTGAAAAATAGTGATTAAGCCCGCCTGTCTGTGCGGGCTTTTTTGTGCCTTAAATATACGCCTGAAAAATTTATTAGCGTTCATTAACGCCATAAATGGTCTGTGTGTGTCTTTATTACGTATATTTTTTAACTATCCTTTATGGGTGTCTGTTTACTGCAGTGATCGTCGTCGGGGGTGTTGAAATGAATATTGAGCAACTGGATCATCTTAATCAGCAGCATAAGTTGAAGGCGGTAAATTTTATCGAATCTGGTCATGGTCCCATGGTCATTGAGGTTGAGTTTACTCAGGACGAAGCGGTTCAGAAAGAGTTGATTAAAGACCGAAGCGGTAATGTGGTGACGTGCCAGAATGTAAAAGAGGGTTACCAGATCTGCCTGAAGGCCGGTGTGCATGAAGCCAATCTGGTTCAGATCGAAACCCATGATGAGGCCTGTCGATCTGATTTTGCCGATTACCATAAGGAATCAATCCCGCTGAAATTCTGAGCAGGTTTTTAACTCAGCTCTTTTGGGTTCTGGGGCTAGGCAGCCCCTTCATTTTGCTGGCATAGTTAATCCTCATGCTGACATGAGGTTAGGGAGTTATGCGTAACAAGCTGGATCAGGTCATCGGGTCGGTTGGGCAGGTGCTGTATGGCAAGGAGTTGCAGATCAGGCAGGCGTTAACCTGCCTGATTGCAGGTGGTCATCTGCTGATAGAAGACCTGCCGGGTATGGGGAAAACAACCCTGGCACATGCGCTGGCTCAGGTGCTGGGCATGGATTATCAGCGGATACAGTTCACCAGTGATATGTTACCGGCGGATATACTCGGTGCGGCGATCTTTGATAGCAGTAACGGCCGGTTTGTTTTTCACAAAGGCCCGGTATTTACACAGCTATTGCTGGCCGACGAAATTAACCGTACCAGCCCGAAAACCCAGAGTGCGCTGCTTGAGGCGATGGAGGAGCGTCAGGTCAGTATTGAAGGGGAAACCTATCCGCTGGTCGATCCCTTTTTTGTCATTGCCACGCAGAATCCTGTCTCTCAATATGGCACCTTTCCGTTGCCCGAATCACAGCTAGACCGGTTTTTGATGAGAATCCGGTTGGGTTATCCCTCTAAGGAGGCGGAGCGGGATCTGCTGTGCGGCGGCGATGCGCGACAAAAAATTCCTCAGCTATCGGTTGGCCTGAGCGTTGCAGAACTGCAGCAGTGCCGTCAGGAGGCGGCCGGAGTCTCAGCGTCGTCCAGTTTAATTGATTATCTGTTGCGGCTGGTGCGATACAGCCGTGAATCTGCTGATTTCGATTACGGTATCTCGCCCCGCGGTAGTCTTGCTTTGCTGAATACGGCAAAAGTGTGGGCCTACCTCAGTGGGCGGGAATATGTTGTGCCGGAGGATATACAGACGCTGCTGGAGCCGGTATTCGCCCACCGTCTGCGTGCCGCCGAGGATTACACTGAACAGGGTGGCACCGCGCTGATTCGCAAGCTGCTCAGTGACGTTGACGTGGTTGGCTAAGATGCTGACCGGGTTGATCACTCCTCTGCGGGAGGTTGTAAACCGCTGGGCGGCCTCGCGCCGTCCCAGTGGGCGCTCAATCCTGCTGAATCAGAAACGGATCTTCATTTTCCCCAGTGCGGCCGGGTGGGCCTATCTGCTGCTTATTGTGGTGTTGTTTCTGATTGCGGTGAACTACCAGAATAATCTGATCTACGGGGTCAGTTTCATGCTGGTGGCGCTGGGTATTCTTACCATCCATTACACCTTCCTCAATCTTTCCGGCCTTCGGGTGCAGGTACTCAGAGGGGAGAACTGTTATGCCGGCGATATGGCAGAGTTTTACCTTAGTCTGGATTCAGATAATCAGCGTCATTACGAGAGTATCCGTCTGAACTGGCAGGGCCAGCCTGCGGAACAGGTTTATCTGAGTAAGGGCAGCAGTCAGCAGGTGATGCTCAACGTAAAAGCCCGCCAGCGAGGTATTCTCAGGCCGGGTCTGTTGCGCATCGAAACCCGCTATCCGTTTGGTCTGGTCTGTGCGTGGAGCTGGCTGGAGCCGGATATCAGCGCACTGGTGTTTCCTAAACCACACCCGGGCAGGGTTCCGCAATCACAAGGGGGAGATGGCGAGGGCGAGCTGGGCAATGACAGTAGCGGAGAAGATTTTTCCGGGCTGGATGAGTATCAGCCTGGTATCTCCAGCCGGCATATCGCCTGGAAACAGTATGCTCAGGGGCGTGGCCTGCTGATTAAACGCTTCCTCGGGCAGCAGAGCCGTAAGGTATGGCTGAACTGGGAATCATGGCCGGAACTGGCTACAGAGCAACGACTCTCGGTGCTTTGCTACTGGGCTATCCAGCTTGAACATGAAGGCGTTGAGTATGGCGTGCTGTTGCCGGGTCAGAAGATTCTGCCAGCCAGGGGGCCGCAACAACTTGAGCGGGTTTTGACTGCGGCTGCACTCTTTCCCGGAGGTGCGGGCCGTGATCAGTAATCTGCAACTGAGCCGTACCGCGCTGCTCTGGCAGATGCTCAGCGTGCTGCTGGTGATTCTGCCGCATCTGGGCCATTTACCACTCTGGATTCCGCCACTGGTACTGGGGGCATTGTTCTGGCGGTTTCTGGTGTTTACCGGGCGCGCATCGTTCCCGCCACGCTGGGTTAAATTGATCATTGTTGTGGCGGCCGGGCTGGGGGTTTTAATCAGTTTTCGCTCCGGTGGGGGAATCAGTTCTACCGTATCGCTACTGATCATCGGCTTTGGCCTGAAAATGCTCGAGATCTATAAACACCGGGATGCACTGGTTGTCCTCTACGTGGCTTATCTGGTTACGGCGATGACCTTTCTTTTCAGCCAGACCATGTTGATGGGGCTTTATGTGCTCCTGACCCTGCTGGTGATCAGTACCGCCTTGCTCTGTGTTTATCTTCCCCGTAACTGTGCATTCTGGCTGCCCTTCAAACGTGTCTGCCTGATGTTTGTGCCTGCACTGCCACTGATGGTGGTGTTGTTCCTGGGGATGCCCCGGATTGGCCCTCTTTGGGAGATGGGGCTTGACCAGTCGGCTGCAAAAACCGGTCTGGCTGAAGAGATGTCACCGGGGGATATCAGTCGTCTGACCCGTTCTGCCGAGGTTGCATTTCGGGTCGAGTTCGATAAGGCGCCGCCGCCCCAGTCTGAACTATACTGGCGTGCACTGGTACTCAACGATTTCGATGGGCGGCGCTGGAAAAATCTGCAGGCACCGGCACTGGCCGTTGAGCAGAGAACCCGTACAGCCGGGTCAGGCTATCGCTATCAGTTAATTCTTGAGGCCACAGGAAAGCGCTATCTGCCAGCACTGGATTACCCGGGTCAATGGCCCTCAGAGGTACAACTGAATGCTGATCAGACGTTGCAGAGTCGCCGGATTATCAATGAGCGGCGGCAGTGGAGGTTAAGTTCTGTTACCGGCGTTGCTATTGATGCAGATCTGGAGATATTTGATCTGCAACGACAGTTGGTTGTACCGGACGGGAATCCGCAGACCCGTGAACTGGCTGCACGCTGGTG encodes the following:
- a CDS encoding FKBP-type peptidyl-prolyl cis-trans isomerase translates to MQIAENLVALIHYTLKNEEGQVLDSSEGQEPLPFLCGANNIVSGLENALIGKVAGDKLDVLVKPEEGYGEVRAELIQKVDRNNFQGIDDIQVGMQFMAEAPWGQQPVTVVAVEEDGVTLDGNHPLAGQALQFSVEVTEVRAATEDELAHGHVHGEGCNHDH
- a CDS encoding AAA family ATPase, whose protein sequence is MRNKLDQVIGSVGQVLYGKELQIRQALTCLIAGGHLLIEDLPGMGKTTLAHALAQVLGMDYQRIQFTSDMLPADILGAAIFDSSNGRFVFHKGPVFTQLLLADEINRTSPKTQSALLEAMEERQVSIEGETYPLVDPFFVIATQNPVSQYGTFPLPESQLDRFLMRIRLGYPSKEAERDLLCGGDARQKIPQLSVGLSVAELQQCRQEAAGVSASSSLIDYLLRLVRYSRESADFDYGISPRGSLALLNTAKVWAYLSGREYVVPEDIQTLLEPVFAHRLRAAEDYTEQGGTALIRKLLSDVDVVG
- a CDS encoding transglutaminase TgpA family protein, whose translation is MISNLQLSRTALLWQMLSVLLVILPHLGHLPLWIPPLVLGALFWRFLVFTGRASFPPRWVKLIIVVAAGLGVLISFRSGGGISSTVSLLIIGFGLKMLEIYKHRDALVVLYVAYLVTAMTFLFSQTMLMGLYVLLTLLVISTALLCVYLPRNCAFWLPFKRVCLMFVPALPLMVVLFLGMPRIGPLWEMGLDQSAAKTGLAEEMSPGDISRLTRSAEVAFRVEFDKAPPPQSELYWRALVLNDFDGRRWKNLQAPALAVEQRTRTAGSGYRYQLILEATGKRYLPALDYPGQWPSEVQLNADQTLQSRRIINERRQWRLSSVTGVAIDADLEIFDLQRQLVVPDGNPQTRELAARWWRETGSYEAYLDRILSYYNQRFTYSLQPPLLGRQMVDQFLFQTQTGFCGHFAGATALMLRLAGIPARVVTGYQGGEWNPYDQYLLVRQYDAHAWVEAWQPGKGWQRIDPTAAVAPQRVEQPAEGTLSLEAGFLADNPLVGWTLKRSGVISSLRLRLEALNYGWHQWVLNYHHNQASLLSSLLGQISYLKLALFLLLPFTLVIGVTTLLMMRSNRPKSRHKDDLEIIRFSEALGRHGLSRAPGETVQHYCRRLAEIRPELQSKLTQLAQRYEQLRYAPVPVQGAQASLKPLVDDCLAGFR
- a CDS encoding FAD-binding oxidoreductase; amino-acid sequence: MLINQKIRLTLSSKRYLTPRSLELTYDAQEAVRYLPGQFFSLTFPLQGGSKTRSYSIVNQALDVRENRTFSFVITLLEGGQASEYFRDASVGSQVELAGPFGNLILPRQDPDRYLLIATGAGVAPYRSMLPELERRMNTQPGLSIELLLGVRDREDLLYEDEFLAFAEQHSQFSFSACYSRQSRVHHAFEHAGYVSSRFDALKPDAEQDMVYLCGHPQMVDQSVTYFEALGFTPARLKREKYLHSAM
- a CDS encoding CBS domain-containing protein; translated protein: MLEAFRHIRLQDTADVDYVFTPELADSRTTLNSPAIDVFTDFHQVRPVTVSESISVQEALEYMKSQHVRLLFAIDSHDNFTGIVTSADILGRKVMAFMQKDGISREQVQVRHIMLGKLSIRALTYDQLVDARVGDVMLTLKNSGDQHVVVVEQNREGNSGIRGIISASDISRCLRIGFNVMYEAKSFADIEKVIAGDGEM
- a CDS encoding type III PLP-dependent enzyme; translated protein: MILPQHFSEGAESRLKTLTDQYPTPFLALDLSVVKTRYDELAGGFPEADIYYAVKANPADEIIELLAASGSSFDIASPQELDKVLKYGVEPGRISYGNTIKKASAIEYFYTQGVRMFATDSEADLRNIARCAPGSDIYIRVLTDGSEGADWPLSRKFGCNPEMAVELAVLARELGLNPYGVSFHVGSQQRDIDVWDGAIAKVKVIFERLLQEYDIRLEMINMGGGFPAMYLQKTNEFSTYAEEITRFLQEDFSDEVPRIILEPGRSLVGDAGVIVSEVVLISRKSSTALERWVYTDVGMFNGLIETLGEAIKYPLATSRSGPEEEVILAGPTCDSLDIMYEQHKYELPLSLEIGDHIYWLSTGAYTTSYSSIEFNGFPPLDYYIL
- a CDS encoding sensor domain-containing diguanylate cyclase, encoding MSDKQIQARYDALLNATADVVMVLEPSGLVLSCSTGTANWIDADAVAGRQLSDLLPADISGEIVAAAVKASEQGKTTKADLQLRPEHVPVLREQGLSETKWLELRCSPAAGQVVAVFRDTSAKRRLERQVTSQAQRDPLTGAYNRRALRPVLEQAIAQAQRYDWVCSLMVIDVDHFSDLNDNYSWDCGDQVLQQLVTSIHGMKRTSDFLARYGDDQFVMFMPETNHEQGMAAGNRVRKLMEEMEIPYAAGDVHFTVSVGVAALNGPDDDSDNMLRRASENLFIAKQSGYNRVEGEA
- a CDS encoding DUF58 domain-containing protein; translation: MLTGLITPLREVVNRWAASRRPSGRSILLNQKRIFIFPSAAGWAYLLLIVVLFLIAVNYQNNLIYGVSFMLVALGILTIHYTFLNLSGLRVQVLRGENCYAGDMAEFYLSLDSDNQRHYESIRLNWQGQPAEQVYLSKGSSQQVMLNVKARQRGILRPGLLRIETRYPFGLVCAWSWLEPDISALVFPKPHPGRVPQSQGGDGEGELGNDSSGEDFSGLDEYQPGISSRHIAWKQYAQGRGLLIKRFLGQQSRKVWLNWESWPELATEQRLSVLCYWAIQLEHEGVEYGVLLPGQKILPARGPQQLERVLTAAALFPGGAGRDQ
- a CDS encoding DUF2947 domain-containing protein, producing the protein MNYLPMEQYSKAWIFRHRDLPVPAEALEQIRPLTEQRAEQIWAEHISRGCSHPEHFSAEDWAGKDSSWAEGDYWQSAWDSNKPDLPGLLAEYLQDWDDNTRVFFCYHSDHIIETSWGVWRRYWKNFLFFDNGPLLIGRKRKKVVQFFDNGNYRIGERN
- a CDS encoding response regulator transcription factor, which produces MESLILQLKQQPDFKEAPVLAVECTWDKLLKELDELLNQLDFPYFTYSVLTRKPVANTLSSESYRQRWENGSDIIGSLPDSVVKAYYSDVVQHDLIWDYLPGITKPFLADDMAGGQGSYAETFWQKQGVNSRVFIPVPGNADAYWFHYFGLYHKLPADEFREFFSRVSEWLVPILCRYHALLQAVAEKPQNPYLTQEILSPTCLHIIRMTAHGMPVKSIADKLALTEEGITYHITRAKKLFGARNKTQLISIMYEVGLF